The following are encoded together in the Xanthomonas vesicatoria ATCC 35937 genome:
- a CDS encoding tryptophan halogenase family protein has translation MNQARIRKVVIAGGGTAGWIAACALSHQFRDLLDITLVESDQIATVGVGESTVPPIRTFHRFLNIDEQEFLRAAAGTFKLSISFEHWRRQGERYIHPFGITGQSTLVCAFHHLWLESQRRGMPGAFADYCLETVASRADRFALPREPAVNYAYHLDAALYARFLRTRSEAHGVKRVEGKIQQVTLQPDSGDVAALVLEDGQVLEGDLFIDCTGFRGLLIEQTLHTGYEDWSHWLPCDRAVAVQTEAVGPPVPYTRAIAHEAGWRWHIPLQHRVGNGLVFSSQHMSDDEAHAKLLRDTGATPVKDPWLVPFRTGRRRKAWNKNVVSLGLASGFIEPLESTSIHLTIAAVVRLITLFPANGIAPSQVDIFNDISRTEMEHVRDFVTLHYHATQRDEPLWQQCRDMELPESLRLRLRAWRERAHAWQGTDELFRVDSWTHVLLGQGIVPQQHHPLAAALSDADLRRLLDGIAQPLQRAVEQMPSQQEFISAYCKMDARAWG, from the coding sequence GTGAACCAGGCCAGGATCCGCAAGGTTGTCATCGCCGGTGGCGGCACTGCCGGCTGGATCGCAGCCTGTGCGTTGTCGCATCAATTCCGCGACCTGCTGGACATCACCCTGGTCGAGTCCGATCAGATCGCCACGGTGGGGGTGGGCGAGTCCACGGTGCCTCCCATCCGCACCTTTCACCGCTTTTTGAACATCGACGAACAGGAATTTCTGCGTGCAGCGGCTGGCACGTTCAAACTGTCGATCTCGTTCGAGCATTGGCGCCGGCAGGGCGAGCGCTACATCCATCCCTTCGGCATTACCGGCCAGAGCACGCTGGTGTGCGCCTTCCATCATCTGTGGCTGGAAAGTCAACGCCGCGGCATGCCCGGTGCGTTCGCTGATTACTGTCTGGAAACGGTGGCCTCGCGGGCGGACCGCTTCGCGCTGCCGCGCGAGCCGGCGGTCAACTATGCCTACCATCTGGACGCGGCGTTGTACGCGCGTTTCCTGCGCACGCGCAGCGAGGCGCACGGGGTTAAGCGTGTCGAAGGCAAGATTCAGCAGGTGACGCTGCAGCCGGATAGCGGCGATGTGGCCGCGCTGGTGCTGGAGGACGGGCAGGTGCTCGAAGGCGACCTGTTCATCGATTGCACGGGCTTCCGCGGCCTGTTGATCGAGCAGACGCTGCACACCGGCTACGAAGACTGGAGCCACTGGCTGCCGTGCGACCGCGCGGTGGCGGTGCAGACCGAGGCAGTGGGCCCGCCGGTGCCGTACACGCGCGCAATCGCGCATGAGGCGGGCTGGCGCTGGCATATTCCCTTGCAACATCGCGTTGGCAATGGGCTGGTGTTTTCCAGCCAGCACATGTCCGACGACGAGGCGCACGCCAAACTGCTGCGCGACACGGGCGCGACCCCGGTCAAGGACCCGTGGCTGGTGCCGTTCCGCACCGGGCGACGGCGCAAGGCCTGGAACAAGAATGTGGTCTCGCTTGGCCTGGCCAGCGGCTTTATCGAGCCGCTGGAATCCACCAGCATCCATCTGACCATTGCCGCGGTGGTGCGGCTGATCACGCTGTTTCCGGCCAACGGCATCGCGCCGTCGCAAGTCGATATCTTCAACGACATCAGTCGCACCGAGATGGAGCACGTACGCGATTTCGTCACCTTGCACTACCACGCCACGCAGCGCGACGAGCCGCTGTGGCAGCAGTGCCGCGACATGGAACTGCCCGAGTCATTGCGCCTGCGCCTGCGTGCCTGGCGCGAGCGCGCGCATGCCTGGCAAGGCACCGACGAACTGTTTCGCGTGGACTCCTGGACGCACGTCTTGCTGGGGCAAGGCATCGTGCCGCAGCAGCATCATCCGCTGGCCGCCGCGTTGTCGGACGCCGATCTGCGTCGCCTGCTGGACGGCATTGCGCAGCCGCTCCAACGCGCGGTGGAGCAGATGCCCTCGCAGCAGGAGTTCATCAGCGCGTATTGCAAGATGGATGCGCGCGCCTGGGGTTAG
- a CDS encoding cupin-like domain-containing protein: MSALSSIAPLPERSNCQPDAALLAQLCAAAQPLVLRGVAREWALVQAAQRGTSQAMAQLRSMDTGRALQYSYGAPDIGGRPFYRDDCSDLNFEVQRGSLNALLDAIQAHLDDPQPPTYYLASLPIDAHLPGFAAGNALDVSVDGKAVPASIWIGNRVIASCHFDAPNNLAVCAVGQRRFTLFAPEQVTNLYPGPLEPTPGGQVVSMVDVAAPDLARYPRMADALSQARTAVLEPGDAIFIPSMWWHHVQSLQPFNVLVNYWWSTAAAQLPAPMQALYHALWAIRDRPASEKAAWRALFDYYVFGPAERAGEHLPEHARQVLGPIDPTLARQLRAMLIGKLNR; encoded by the coding sequence ATGAGCGCACTGTCATCGATTGCGCCGCTACCCGAGCGCAGCAACTGCCAGCCGGATGCGGCATTGCTGGCCCAGCTGTGCGCGGCCGCCCAGCCGTTGGTGCTGCGCGGCGTGGCGCGCGAGTGGGCGCTGGTGCAGGCAGCGCAGCGCGGTACGTCCCAGGCCATGGCGCAGCTGCGCAGCATGGACACCGGCCGGGCACTACAGTATTCGTACGGCGCTCCGGACATCGGCGGCCGGCCGTTCTATCGCGATGATTGCAGCGACCTCAATTTCGAGGTGCAGCGTGGCAGTTTGAACGCGCTGCTGGATGCGATCCAGGCGCATCTGGACGATCCGCAGCCGCCCACGTATTACCTGGCTTCGTTGCCGATCGATGCGCATCTGCCAGGTTTTGCTGCAGGCAATGCCCTGGATGTCAGCGTAGACGGCAAGGCCGTGCCAGCCAGCATCTGGATCGGCAACCGGGTCATCGCCTCCTGCCATTTCGATGCGCCCAATAATCTGGCGGTGTGCGCGGTAGGCCAGCGGCGCTTTACCTTGTTTGCGCCAGAGCAGGTGACCAATCTGTATCCGGGCCCGCTGGAACCCACGCCAGGCGGCCAGGTGGTGAGCATGGTGGATGTGGCCGCTCCGGATCTTGCGCGGTATCCCCGCATGGCCGATGCGTTGTCGCAGGCGCGCACTGCCGTGCTGGAGCCGGGCGATGCGATTTTCATTCCCAGCATGTGGTGGCATCACGTGCAGTCGCTGCAGCCGTTCAATGTGCTGGTCAATTACTGGTGGAGCACGGCTGCTGCGCAGTTGCCTGCACCAATGCAGGCGCTGTATCACGCGTTGTGGGCCATCCGCGACCGCCCGGCGTCGGAAAAGGCCGCGTGGCGCGCATTGTTCGACTACTACGTGTTCGGCCCTGCCGAGCGTGCCGGCGAGCATCTGCCCGAGCACGCGCGCCAGGTGCTGGGTCCGATCGACCCCACGCTCGCGCGCCAGCTGCGCGCCATGTTGATCGGCAAGCTCAATCGCTGA
- a CDS encoding SapC family protein, translated as MSRYAVLNNVAHHDLRVILRFGAEFGDAVGFVPAFVTEYAELQREYPLFFRKDTATGAYQSVALLGFAPDENLFLQDGRWNAAYLPGIVAKGPFLIGFQEQRIDGALVQEPVIHVDLEHPRISRADGEPVFLPQGGHSAYLEHIISVLRGIRDGMDAGQAMCAAFDALDLIQPVTLEMVLDDSHGMHLEGLHSVDRERLAALDGAALQQLHHAGYLEGAFLMLASQHNLRRLMGEKQRRLQHTQAAAAAAAHA; from the coding sequence ATGTCGCGATATGCAGTGCTCAACAATGTGGCGCATCACGATCTGCGGGTGATTCTGCGATTTGGTGCCGAGTTCGGCGACGCGGTGGGCTTTGTACCGGCCTTCGTCACCGAGTACGCCGAGCTGCAACGCGAATACCCGCTGTTCTTTCGCAAGGATACGGCCACCGGTGCCTATCAGTCGGTCGCGTTGCTGGGGTTTGCGCCCGATGAAAACCTGTTTCTGCAGGACGGCCGCTGGAATGCAGCTTACCTGCCGGGCATCGTCGCCAAGGGGCCATTCCTGATCGGGTTTCAGGAGCAGCGTATCGATGGCGCGTTGGTGCAGGAACCGGTGATTCATGTCGACCTGGAGCACCCGCGGATCAGCCGTGCCGACGGCGAGCCGGTGTTCCTGCCGCAGGGCGGGCACAGTGCGTATCTGGAGCACATCATCAGCGTGTTGCGCGGCATCCGTGATGGCATGGATGCAGGGCAGGCCATGTGCGCGGCATTCGATGCGCTGGACCTGATTCAACCGGTGACGCTGGAAATGGTGCTCGACGACAGCCATGGCATGCACCTGGAAGGGCTGCACAGCGTCGACCGCGAGCGATTGGCCGCGCTGGATGGTGCCGCCTTGCAGCAGCTGCATCATGCCGGGTATCTGGAGGGGGCCTTCTTGATGCTGGCCTCGCAGCACAACCTGCGCCGGTTGATGGGCGAAAAACAGCGCCGGCTCCAGCACACGCAGGCGGCTGCGGCTGCCGCAGCACACGCCTGA
- a CDS encoding TonB-dependent receptor translates to MRRTLNSFKSKAMFTFVGGLLVVNPAFAQDVAPPTPAPQSSSDAATTLDTVNVTGIRSSLDQSMGIKRDAAGVVDAISAEDIGKFPDTNLAESLQRITGISIERRDGEGAQVTARGFGPQFNTVTLNGRLIPGADAFGAPGQTPIGGVDVGTRAFNFAQLASEAITGIEVFKTSRATAPSGGIGATINIQTDKPFNHEGVVANAGAKMVSDRSQPFGDSLTPEVSGIFSYTNPDKTFGIGLSASYQKRHGGSVQATENRWNIQRWTGTDPALRPDTVVTNAPAIGQLYGLPNDIRYAFADFQRERMNGQAVMQFAPTDSLTLTLDYTYSSNEIREERGEQGIWLQRANSFTDLTFDTGQTVATPVYLRDVPNGAKDFGMEQQRNEQKYTLGSLGFNADWQVSDRFQLTFDAHNSKTQSLPNDPITGGSATYFSFAGTNNCTGGPSCGGQWGQELWFNNSLPIGARTWYPTVADSLAGTNGVVNPDFTKNNLGSQVQRIYYQKQVTETKEGRLDGKFDFDDGRFQFGVSSSNTTMHRLTSDNNSTLGDWGVANAGNEPGMTDLLQPVSIIGMFDDFNANGAARNAWRGDASQLALWGGSQYGAATRYNPLYSADNQVEEKTRAAYVQLELTGDISGMTTNTRLGLRYERTDVESTSQVATPIGLQWQSNNDFQLLRSSEQQPFSEKTSYNYILPNLDFSIDITDQLKGRASFGQTIARAPYNNLLAGPTPNTPAGSILINPSNRASGDSQTPTLDPLESDNLDLALEWYFADASYVSATFWNKRVSNFIGTTVSRETLYGLTDPTSGPDAQAALAFLQSGACAAQVGAAGNDVAAACSANDTSLFAATALLRNAAATGGLGAYNGSSAQSLALETAYDLVGTASDPLYQFDVSRPVNQNKANIHGWELGGQYFFGSTGFGIYANYTIVEGDVAFDNNVIDRDQFALLGLSDTANVMLMFEKYGWSARLAWNWRDEYLIAANQDASNRNPYYVEAYQQIDLSLSYAFNKQLSVGFEAINLTGEDVRWHGRSEKQIVRLIDQQPRYTLGVRYAF, encoded by the coding sequence ATGCGTCGTACGTTGAACAGCTTCAAGTCGAAGGCCATGTTCACCTTCGTTGGCGGCCTGTTGGTCGTCAATCCCGCGTTTGCGCAGGACGTCGCGCCGCCGACACCTGCGCCGCAGTCCAGCAGCGATGCCGCCACCACGCTCGATACCGTCAACGTCACCGGTATCCGCAGCAGCCTGGACCAGTCGATGGGCATCAAGCGCGATGCCGCCGGCGTGGTGGATGCGATCAGTGCCGAAGATATCGGCAAGTTTCCGGACACCAATCTGGCCGAATCGTTGCAACGCATCACCGGCATCTCGATCGAACGTCGCGATGGCGAAGGCGCGCAGGTCACCGCCCGCGGCTTTGGGCCCCAATTCAACACGGTCACCCTCAATGGCCGCCTGATTCCCGGTGCCGACGCCTTCGGTGCGCCCGGGCAGACGCCGATCGGCGGCGTGGATGTGGGCACGCGCGCGTTCAACTTCGCCCAGCTCGCCTCCGAAGCCATCACCGGCATCGAGGTGTTCAAGACCAGTCGCGCTACCGCGCCCAGCGGCGGGATCGGCGCCACCATCAACATCCAGACCGACAAGCCGTTCAACCACGAGGGCGTGGTGGCCAATGCCGGCGCCAAGATGGTGTCCGACCGCTCGCAGCCGTTCGGCGATTCGCTGACGCCGGAAGTGTCGGGCATCTTCAGCTATACCAACCCGGACAAGACCTTCGGTATCGGCCTGAGCGCCAGCTACCAGAAGCGTCACGGTGGCTCGGTACAGGCCACCGAAAACCGCTGGAACATCCAGCGCTGGACCGGCACCGACCCGGCCTTGCGCCCGGATACCGTGGTGACCAACGCACCGGCGATCGGCCAGCTGTATGGCCTGCCCAACGACATCCGCTACGCTTTCGCCGACTTCCAGCGCGAGCGCATGAACGGCCAGGCGGTGATGCAGTTCGCACCCACCGATAGCCTCACGCTGACCCTGGATTACACCTATTCGTCCAATGAAATCCGCGAAGAACGCGGCGAGCAGGGCATCTGGCTGCAGCGTGCCAACAGCTTTACCGATCTGACCTTTGACACCGGTCAGACCGTGGCCACGCCGGTGTATCTGCGCGATGTGCCCAACGGCGCCAAGGACTTCGGCATGGAGCAGCAACGCAACGAGCAGAAGTACACGCTCGGTTCGCTTGGCTTCAACGCGGACTGGCAGGTAAGCGACCGCTTTCAGCTGACCTTCGATGCCCACAACTCCAAGACGCAGAGCCTGCCCAACGACCCGATCACCGGCGGCAGCGCGACGTATTTCAGCTTTGCCGGCACCAACAACTGCACCGGTGGTCCGTCGTGTGGCGGCCAGTGGGGGCAAGAGCTGTGGTTCAACAATTCGCTGCCCATCGGCGCGCGCACCTGGTATCCGACGGTGGCCGATTCGCTGGCCGGCACCAATGGCGTGGTCAACCCGGATTTCACCAAGAACAATCTGGGGTCGCAGGTGCAGCGCATCTATTACCAAAAGCAGGTGACCGAGACCAAGGAAGGCCGCCTGGATGGCAAGTTCGACTTCGACGACGGGCGTTTTCAGTTCGGTGTCAGCTCGTCCAACACCACCATGCACCGCCTGACCAGCGACAATAACTCCACGCTGGGCGACTGGGGCGTGGCCAATGCCGGCAACGAACCGGGGATGACCGACTTGCTGCAACCGGTGAGCATCATCGGCATGTTCGACGACTTCAATGCCAACGGTGCGGCACGCAATGCATGGCGCGGAGATGCCAGCCAGTTGGCGTTGTGGGGCGGAAGCCAATACGGCGCCGCCACCCGCTACAACCCGCTGTACAGCGCGGACAATCAGGTCGAAGAAAAGACCCGTGCAGCGTATGTCCAACTGGAACTGACCGGCGATATCTCCGGCATGACCACCAACACCCGTCTTGGCCTGCGTTACGAGCGCACCGATGTGGAATCCACCTCGCAGGTGGCCACGCCGATCGGGCTGCAGTGGCAGTCCAATAACGATTTCCAGTTGCTGCGGTCGAGTGAGCAGCAGCCCTTCAGCGAAAAGACCAGTTACAACTACATCCTGCCCAATCTCGATTTCAGCATCGACATCACCGACCAGCTGAAAGGCCGTGCCTCGTTCGGCCAGACCATTGCGCGGGCACCGTACAACAATCTGCTCGCCGGGCCCACACCCAACACGCCGGCGGGTTCGATCCTGATCAACCCGTCCAACCGCGCCAGCGGCGACTCGCAGACGCCGACGCTGGACCCGCTCGAGTCCGATAACCTCGACCTGGCGCTGGAATGGTATTTCGCCGACGCCAGCTATGTGTCGGCCACGTTCTGGAACAAGCGCGTCAGTAATTTCATCGGCACCACGGTCTCGCGCGAGACCCTGTACGGGTTGACCGACCCTACCTCAGGGCCGGATGCGCAGGCGGCACTGGCGTTCCTGCAAAGCGGTGCGTGTGCTGCACAGGTGGGCGCTGCCGGCAACGACGTGGCGGCGGCCTGTTCTGCCAACGACACCTCGCTGTTTGCGGCAACGGCTTTGCTGCGCAACGCCGCTGCCACCGGCGGATTGGGTGCCTACAACGGCAGTTCGGCGCAAAGCCTGGCGTTGGAAACTGCCTACGACCTCGTCGGCACTGCATCCGACCCGCTGTATCAGTTCGATGTATCGCGGCCGGTGAACCAGAACAAGGCCAACATCCATGGTTGGGAGTTGGGCGGCCAGTACTTCTTCGGCAGCACAGGCTTCGGTATCTACGCCAACTACACCATCGTCGAAGGCGATGTGGCGTTCGACAACAACGTCATCGACCGCGATCAATTCGCGCTGCTGGGCCTGAGCGATACCGCCAACGTCATGCTGATGTTCGAGAAATATGGCTGGAGCGCGCGTCTGGCCTGGAACTGGCGCGACGAGTATCTGATCGCGGCAAATCAGGATGCCTCCAACCGCAACCCGTACTACGTGGAGGCCTATCAACAGATCGATCTCAGCCTCAGCTACGCGTTCAATAAGCAGCTGTCGGTTGGCTTTGAAGCGATCAACCTCACCGGCGAAGACGTGCGCTGGCATGGCCGGTCGGAGAAGCAGATTGTCCGCCTGATCGACCAACAGCCGCGCTATACGCTAGGCGTGCGCTACGCGTTCTAG
- a CDS encoding M1 family metallopeptidase — translation MFPTMRRSFAVALSLACISAPALAATAAQAAAPPGGFDPLVLFAPLQLPDAPDAYRSGGGVPGPLFWQNRADYQLHASIDPASHTLSGEAAIHYTNHSPDTLDVLWLQLDQNMYRADARAAASRPSRRTQFTDGMQIASVEVERDGHRQPVHFVVDDTRMRVDLPQPLAGQGKAMTLHIRYRYRIPGTWGGRTAYSASKQGEIYEIAQWYPRMAVYDDLRGWDTQPYLGSEFYLEYGDFDYAVTVPEGFLVAGSGALTNPAEVLSRAEQQRLQQARDSDRTVLIRTPADVAARAAAPAGTGTRTWRFHMEHTRDVAFAASPAFVWDAARINLPGGKQSLAMSVYPVEGVGADKWNRSTEYVKGAIEHFSQWYPYPWPAAINLGGYGAGMEYPGIVFDGFEDGGKDLFWITAHEIGHTWFPMIVGSNERRHAFMDEGFNTFIDVYASDAFNKGEYAPKRDSEYAPKGGNPVDEILPLLADVKAPTLMDIADATSETYRHPLTYFKGALGLVLLREQILGPERFDPAFRKYIATWAYKHPTPSDFFRLMESESGEDLSWWWRGWYFNNWQLDMGIARAQYVDHDPAKGLQLTLRSRQKLVMPVTVRVDLADGSHLDRRVPVESWLQNTAPTLTLPTTQKVLHVTLDPDHALPDADRSDDRVDVIG, via the coding sequence ATGTTCCCCACCATGCGCCGCTCGTTTGCCGTTGCACTTTCCCTGGCGTGCATTAGCGCGCCCGCTCTGGCCGCGACCGCCGCGCAAGCCGCAGCGCCACCAGGCGGTTTCGACCCACTGGTGCTGTTCGCCCCGTTGCAGCTGCCCGACGCCCCCGATGCCTACCGTAGCGGCGGTGGCGTGCCCGGGCCGCTGTTCTGGCAGAACCGTGCGGATTACCAGCTGCATGCCAGCATCGACCCGGCCAGCCACACGCTCAGTGGCGAGGCGGCGATCCACTACACCAACCACAGCCCGGACACGCTGGACGTGCTGTGGCTGCAGCTGGACCAAAACATGTACCGCGCCGATGCACGCGCCGCCGCCAGTCGCCCATCGCGGCGTACCCAGTTCACCGACGGCATGCAGATCGCCAGCGTGGAGGTTGAGCGCGACGGACACCGGCAGCCCGTGCATTTCGTGGTGGACGACACCCGCATGCGCGTGGACCTGCCGCAGCCGCTGGCCGGGCAGGGCAAGGCGATGACCTTGCACATCCGCTACCGCTACCGCATTCCCGGCACTTGGGGCGGTCGCACCGCCTATAGCGCCAGCAAGCAGGGCGAGATCTACGAAATCGCACAGTGGTACCCGCGCATGGCGGTGTACGACGATCTGCGTGGCTGGGATACGCAACCGTATCTGGGCTCGGAGTTCTATCTGGAGTACGGCGACTTCGATTACGCGGTGACCGTACCGGAGGGATTTCTGGTAGCCGGTTCCGGCGCCTTGACCAACCCGGCCGAGGTGCTCAGCCGCGCCGAGCAGCAACGCCTGCAACAGGCGCGCGACAGCGACCGCACGGTGCTGATCCGCACGCCGGCAGACGTGGCCGCACGCGCGGCGGCACCGGCGGGCACCGGCACGCGCACCTGGCGCTTCCATATGGAGCACACGCGTGACGTGGCGTTTGCCGCGTCGCCCGCGTTTGTCTGGGACGCTGCACGCATCAACCTGCCGGGCGGCAAGCAGTCGCTGGCGATGTCGGTGTACCCGGTGGAGGGGGTAGGTGCGGATAAATGGAATCGCTCCACCGAATACGTCAAGGGCGCGATCGAACATTTTTCGCAGTGGTATCCGTATCCGTGGCCGGCGGCGATCAACCTGGGCGGCTATGGCGCGGGCATGGAATATCCGGGCATTGTGTTCGACGGCTTCGAGGACGGCGGCAAGGACCTGTTCTGGATCACTGCACACGAGATCGGCCACACCTGGTTCCCGATGATCGTCGGCTCCAACGAGCGGCGCCATGCGTTCATGGACGAAGGCTTCAACACCTTCATCGATGTCTATGCGTCGGATGCCTTCAACAAGGGCGAATACGCGCCCAAGCGCGATTCGGAATATGCGCCCAAGGGCGGAAACCCGGTCGATGAAATCCTGCCGTTGCTGGCCGACGTCAAGGCGCCCACCTTGATGGATATCGCCGATGCCACCAGCGAAACCTACCGTCATCCGCTGACGTATTTCAAAGGCGCACTAGGGCTGGTGTTGCTGCGCGAGCAGATTCTGGGACCTGAGCGCTTCGATCCGGCGTTTCGCAAATACATCGCCACCTGGGCCTATAAACACCCCACGCCCTCGGATTTTTTCCGGCTGATGGAAAGCGAAAGCGGCGAAGACCTGAGCTGGTGGTGGCGTGGTTGGTACTTCAACAACTGGCAGCTGGACATGGGCATCGCCCGCGCGCAGTACGTCGATCACGACCCTGCCAAGGGGCTGCAGCTGACCTTGCGCAGCCGGCAGAAGCTGGTGATGCCGGTCACCGTGCGCGTGGATCTGGCCGACGGCAGCCACCTGGACCGTCGCGTACCGGTGGAGAGCTGGCTGCAGAACACCGCCCCGACCTTGACCCTGCCCACCACGCAGAAAGTGCTGCACGTGACGCTGGACCCGGATCACGCGCTGCCGGATGCCGACCGCAGCGACGATCGCGTGGATGTGATCGGCTGA
- the soxR gene encoding redox-sensitive transcriptional activator SoxR: MQRELSVGEVAKRSGVAVSALHFYERKGLIRSLRTAGNQRRYARDVLRRIAVIRVAQRLGVPLQQVAEAFSVLPDQRTPTRAEWARMSARWRGQLDARIGELQALRDQLTDCIGCGCLSLRRCRLSNPDDALGVGGDGALRLGSLTPGQG; this comes from the coding sequence ATGCAGCGTGAGTTGTCTGTGGGCGAAGTGGCCAAGCGCAGTGGCGTGGCGGTGTCGGCATTGCATTTCTATGAGCGCAAAGGCCTGATCCGCAGCTTGCGCACCGCGGGCAATCAACGGCGTTACGCGCGCGATGTGTTGCGGCGAATCGCGGTGATTCGTGTCGCGCAACGGCTCGGCGTGCCCTTGCAACAAGTGGCCGAGGCGTTCTCGGTGCTGCCGGACCAGCGCACCCCCACGCGCGCGGAATGGGCACGCATGTCCGCACGCTGGCGCGGGCAGCTGGATGCACGCATCGGTGAACTGCAGGCCTTGCGCGACCAGCTCACCGATTGCATCGGCTGCGGCTGCCTGTCGCTGCGGCGCTGCCGCCTGAGCAATCCGGACGACGCACTGGGCGTGGGCGGTGACGGTGCGTTGCGCTTGGGGAGCCTGACGCCTGGCCAGGGTTGA
- a CDS encoding MFS transporter, producing MPTDTPLPAAPLHAHPTSILAAPYRAATLGMVALVSLNAFESLAVAAAMPTVARELNGLPLYALAFGGTLATSVVGMTAAGRWSDRRGPGGALGAGLLCFVIGLLIAGLAPSMPLLIAGRLLQGLGAGAYSVALYVLVGRLYPEHLRPRVFSAFSAGWVVPSLVGPSISGLIVQHVGWRWVFLSVPLLAIPAGLMLWPALRGRSWTNADPTEPTASLGWAIGAALGVLGVYLGGQLHGMAALGAMLPPLLLTVYCARQLLPAGTLRLARGLPSVIALRGIAAAAFFGFEAFLPLLLSRERGLSPLLAGVALSVGALGWFSGSWYQGHSRAGWSRPRLLKAGAMLMMVGIVIGAGAVWPAFPVPVAIAGWALTGLGMGLLYPSLSVLTLSLSPPERQGANSSAMQLSEAIAVAGTLALAGALFAALLASATLPAYLSVFALAWLLAVASLVVARRV from the coding sequence ATGCCCACCGATACCCCTCTGCCCGCCGCACCGCTGCACGCGCACCCCACTTCGATCCTGGCAGCGCCGTATCGCGCCGCCACGCTCGGCATGGTGGCGCTAGTGTCACTCAACGCCTTCGAGTCGCTGGCCGTAGCCGCCGCCATGCCCACCGTGGCGCGCGAGTTGAACGGCTTGCCGCTGTACGCGCTGGCCTTCGGTGGCACCCTGGCCACCAGTGTGGTGGGCATGACCGCTGCGGGGCGCTGGAGCGACCGTCGCGGCCCCGGTGGTGCGCTGGGCGCCGGGCTGCTGTGCTTCGTGATCGGCCTGTTGATCGCCGGCCTGGCGCCGAGCATGCCGCTATTGATCGCCGGCCGGCTGCTGCAGGGGTTGGGTGCCGGTGCCTATTCGGTAGCGCTGTATGTCCTGGTCGGGCGGCTGTATCCGGAACACCTGCGGCCGCGGGTGTTCTCGGCGTTTTCTGCGGGCTGGGTGGTGCCATCCCTGGTCGGGCCGAGCATCAGCGGGCTGATCGTGCAGCACGTGGGCTGGCGTTGGGTGTTCCTGTCGGTGCCGTTGCTGGCGATCCCGGCCGGGCTGATGCTGTGGCCGGCATTGCGCGGGCGAAGCTGGACCAACGCAGACCCCACCGAGCCGACTGCGTCGCTGGGCTGGGCCATCGGCGCAGCGTTGGGCGTGCTGGGCGTGTATCTGGGCGGTCAGCTACACGGCATGGCCGCGCTGGGCGCGATGTTGCCGCCGCTGTTGCTCACGGTGTACTGCGCCCGGCAGCTGTTGCCGGCCGGCACGTTGCGGCTTGCACGCGGATTGCCCAGCGTGATCGCGCTGCGTGGCATCGCTGCAGCGGCGTTCTTCGGTTTCGAGGCGTTCTTGCCGCTGCTGCTGTCGCGCGAAAGAGGGCTGTCGCCGTTACTGGCCGGTGTAGCACTGAGCGTCGGCGCGCTGGGCTGGTTCAGCGGATCGTGGTACCAGGGCCACAGTCGCGCGGGCTGGTCGCGACCGCGCCTGCTCAAGGCTGGAGCAATGTTGATGATGGTGGGGATCGTGATCGGCGCAGGCGCGGTGTGGCCGGCATTTCCGGTGCCGGTGGCGATTGCCGGCTGGGCCTTGACCGGGCTGGGCATGGGACTGCTGTATCCCAGCCTGTCGGTGCTGACGCTGTCGCTGTCGCCACCCGAGCGGCAAGGGGCCAACAGCTCGGCGATGCAGCTGAGCGAGGCCATTGCGGTGGCCGGCACGCTGGCGCTGGCCGGCGCATTGTTCGCCGCGCTGCTGGCATCGGCCACCCTGCCCGCCTATCTGAGCGTGTTCGCGCTGGCCTGGCTGCTGGCGGTGGCCAGCCTGGTGGTGGCGCGGCGGGTCTAA